Proteins from a single region of Ensifer adhaerens:
- a CDS encoding SDR family oxidoreductase — protein sequence MKVLILGATGFIGSVLLDRLASDGHTVTGLGRHVARARLKRPQAQWLSADLARMRAADDWRQLVESHDVIVNCAGALQDGLNDDVAAMQEAAMLALYEAAKASPVRIVQISAPRISAPLGDAGNDSAFLATKFRADRALATSGVAHVILRPTLVLGRNAHGGSALLRALAALPFAIPLVHAGSRVETVAMSDVAETVSAAVADLLPDGSDLVLGHGAPPTLAELVALHRRWLGLPAARIVSLPASLAAPVGFLADIAGRLGWRSPLRSTALAVMAGGVCAAGSQRAPGPFLSASQSLSANPSGVQDLWFARLYLLKPLMIVGLSIFWLLSGFVPFLAFDDARQHFLRFLSEGPATALTLATCLADIALGIAVLFRPFARRALLGMLALTFGYLAAATLVEPELWADPLGPFVKVLPSILATLVTLAILDER from the coding sequence ATGAAGGTTCTGATTCTCGGCGCCACCGGCTTCATTGGCTCGGTCCTCCTCGACAGGCTTGCAAGCGACGGACACACGGTGACCGGCCTTGGCCGCCATGTCGCCCGCGCCCGGCTGAAACGGCCGCAGGCGCAGTGGCTCTCAGCCGACCTCGCCCGGATGCGCGCCGCCGACGACTGGCGGCAGCTGGTCGAAAGCCATGACGTGATCGTCAACTGTGCCGGCGCGCTGCAGGATGGCCTCAACGACGACGTTGCCGCGATGCAGGAGGCGGCGATGCTGGCACTGTACGAAGCGGCGAAGGCATCGCCGGTGCGGATCGTCCAGATCTCAGCACCCCGGATCTCAGCACCATTGGGCGACGCCGGCAACGACAGCGCCTTCCTTGCCACAAAGTTCCGCGCCGATCGGGCACTGGCGACAAGCGGCGTGGCACATGTCATCCTGCGCCCGACGCTGGTGCTCGGTCGCAACGCCCATGGCGGTTCGGCCCTGCTGCGTGCTCTTGCCGCCCTGCCCTTCGCCATCCCGCTCGTCCACGCCGGGTCCCGCGTCGAGACGGTTGCCATGAGCGATGTAGCCGAAACAGTCAGCGCCGCCGTTGCCGATCTCTTGCCCGACGGAAGCGATCTCGTGCTTGGCCACGGGGCGCCGCCGACGCTTGCCGAACTCGTGGCATTGCACCGCCGGTGGCTTGGGCTGCCCGCCGCCAGGATCGTGTCACTGCCCGCGTCACTTGCAGCACCCGTCGGGTTCCTCGCCGATATCGCCGGACGGCTCGGCTGGCGATCGCCACTGCGCTCCACGGCACTTGCAGTGATGGCCGGCGGCGTCTGCGCCGCAGGCTCGCAGAGAGCGCCGGGGCCATTCCTGTCGGCCAGCCAAAGCCTTTCGGCCAACCCATCGGGCGTTCAGGATCTCTGGTTTGCCCGGCTTTACCTGTTGAAGCCGCTCATGATTGTCGGCTTGTCGATCTTCTGGCTGCTGTCGGGGTTCGTTCCGTTCCTTGCCTTCGACGACGCTCGGCAGCATTTCCTGCGGTTCCTCTCTGAAGGGCCGGCAACGGCACTGACGCTTGCCACCTGCCTTGCCGACATCGCGCTCGGCATCGCCGTGCTCTTTCGCCCCTTTGCCAGGCGCGCGCTGCTCGGCATGCTCGCTCTGACTTTCGGCTACCTCGCCGCAGCCACCCTCGTTGAACCCGAACTCTGGGCCGATCCGCTCGGGCCGTTCGTCAAGGTCCTGCCCTCGATTCTGGCCACGCTCGTAACGCTTGCCATCCTGGATGAACGCTGA
- a CDS encoding DUF2269 family protein encodes MLQEELLRLAHVIGAAVLFGTGAGIAFFMVMARRTRDAKLIAHVAGTVVVADTIFTATAVVIQPITGYLLARSVGWSLSESWIVLSLALYVVTGLFWLPVVWIQLRLRDLARLATANAVPLPPEFDRLYAIWFACGFPAFLAVTGIFWLMLTKPQFQLF; translated from the coding sequence ATGCTTCAGGAAGAACTGCTGCGCCTTGCCCATGTGATCGGCGCCGCCGTGCTCTTCGGCACCGGTGCGGGCATCGCCTTCTTCATGGTGATGGCCAGGCGCACGCGCGATGCCAAGCTGATCGCCCATGTCGCCGGCACCGTCGTGGTTGCCGACACGATCTTCACCGCCACGGCCGTGGTGATCCAGCCAATCACCGGATACCTGCTGGCCAGAAGCGTCGGCTGGTCGCTGAGCGAGAGCTGGATCGTGCTGTCGCTGGCCCTCTACGTGGTGACAGGCCTCTTCTGGCTGCCGGTCGTGTGGATCCAACTGCGGCTGCGCGATCTCGCTCGCCTTGCCACAGCGAACGCCGTGCCGCTGCCGCCGGAGTTCGATAGGCTCTATGCCATCTGGTTTGCCTGCGGCTTTCCGGCGTTCCTTGCCGTCACCGGCATCTTCTGGCTGATGCTGACCAAGCCGCAGTTTCAGCTATTTTAG
- a CDS encoding LysE family translocator produces the protein MQADTLLALFLFAFTTSITPGPNNMMLFASGVNFGFVRTVPHMLGIGAGFFVLLIAVGFGLGALLHSVPLLYTALKFAGGAYLVWIAWKIGTSRSLGEGKAGARPMTFLSAAAFQWVNPKAWVMAVSAMATYTSSDSYLMSVLVVGLVFALVNVPSVSTWAGFGSALRQWLSEPSRLKWFNITMAVLLVVSLWPMLK, from the coding sequence ATGCAGGCCGATACGCTGCTGGCGCTGTTTTTGTTCGCATTCACCACCTCGATCACACCAGGGCCGAACAACATGATGCTTTTTGCATCGGGCGTGAATTTCGGCTTCGTGCGCACCGTTCCGCATATGCTGGGCATCGGTGCCGGCTTCTTCGTGCTCCTGATCGCCGTCGGCTTCGGTCTCGGCGCGCTGCTCCACTCGGTGCCGCTTCTTTATACGGCGCTGAAATTCGCCGGCGGCGCCTATCTTGTCTGGATCGCCTGGAAGATCGGCACCTCGCGCTCTCTCGGCGAAGGCAAGGCCGGTGCCAGGCCGATGACTTTCCTTTCCGCCGCGGCCTTCCAGTGGGTCAACCCCAAGGCGTGGGTGATGGCGGTTTCGGCCATGGCCACCTATACCAGCAGCGATAGCTATCTGATGAGCGTGCTCGTCGTCGGCCTCGTCTTTGCGCTGGTCAATGTGCCGAGCGTGTCCACCTGGGCGGGCTTCGGCTCGGCGCTGCGCCAATGGCTCTCCGAACCGTCGCGGCTGAAATGGTTCAACATCACCATGGCCGTGCTGCTCGTCGTCAGCCTCTGGCCGATGCTAAAATAG
- a CDS encoding MBL fold metallo-hydrolase yields the protein MQIQLTRRTALKTVVAAGAAALIQPMGSGLAMAASKLQWRYFQADEAGFDRTPVLLSGESEAILIDGGFTLSDGRAVAEAIKATGKRLTTIYVSCNDPDFYFSLKPVVEAFPDAKVIAASATVAAIKANVEGKLATWGPQLKDNGPQTLADLVMPEPDDRTALTLEGSTIEIVTIEGMKDRRYLFVPELNAIFGGVLVYSGSHVWVADEATAEGRQKWIEALDTMAARNPEIVVPAHKSKGGPEGVEAIRFTRDYLVAFNEAAAAAKDSAELIAAMTKRYPDLPGASTLELGAKVAEGEMKWG from the coding sequence ATGCAAATCCAGTTGACCCGTCGCACTGCACTCAAGACGGTGGTGGCGGCCGGCGCCGCCGCCCTTATTCAGCCGATGGGCAGCGGGCTTGCCATGGCTGCCTCCAAACTCCAATGGCGCTATTTCCAGGCCGACGAGGCAGGGTTTGACCGCACACCGGTGCTGCTTTCCGGCGAGAGCGAAGCGATCCTGATCGATGGCGGGTTCACGCTTTCGGACGGCCGTGCCGTTGCCGAGGCGATCAAGGCGACCGGCAAGCGGCTGACGACCATCTACGTCAGCTGCAACGACCCGGACTTCTACTTCAGCCTCAAGCCGGTCGTTGAGGCTTTCCCGGATGCCAAGGTGATCGCAGCTTCGGCAACCGTCGCGGCGATAAAGGCGAATGTCGAGGGCAAGCTTGCGACCTGGGGACCTCAACTGAAAGACAACGGCCCGCAGACGCTGGCCGATCTGGTGATGCCGGAACCGGACGACCGCACCGCGCTGACGCTCGAGGGCAGCACGATCGAGATCGTCACGATCGAAGGGATGAAGGACCGGCGCTATCTCTTCGTGCCGGAACTAAACGCGATCTTCGGCGGCGTGCTCGTCTATTCCGGCTCGCATGTCTGGGTCGCCGACGAGGCGACGGCGGAAGGGCGGCAGAAATGGATCGAGGCACTCGATACCATGGCGGCGCGCAACCCCGAGATCGTCGTGCCGGCGCACAAGTCCAAGGGCGGACCGGAAGGCGTCGAGGCGATCCGCTTCACTCGCGATTATCTCGTGGCGTTCAACGAGGCGGCGGCTGCTGCCAAGGACAGCGCCGAGTTGATTGCCGCCATGACCAAGCGTTATCCGGATTTGCCCGGCGCCTCGACGCTCGAACTCGGCGCCAAGGTTGCCGAGGGCGAGATGAAGTGGGGCTGA